Within Scomber scombrus chromosome 12, fScoSco1.1, whole genome shotgun sequence, the genomic segment GATCCACACAAGCTTATTGTCTTGATTTTCTTTCTACATACCAACACAACAAACTCTTATGCATTTCCCTCTTTTCAGAAACTTGAAGAGATGGATCGGAGGAGTCAGCACCAGCTGGACAACCTGGAGAGGGAGCAGAGGCACCTGCAGAGGCAGCTAGCTCAGCTGCAGACTCttggagagagggaaagagtcCGTACAGACAGCCTGGGTTCCAGGATGGACTCCGACCGCTCAGAGTCTGACAGAGGTAAGCTCAGAGCCGTTATCTTTTATCAAAACCAAATGCAtttgctaaaaaaataaatttaaaaaaattaaatctattTTCAACATCTACACTTTGAGAAAGAGaaattattttgaatatttaggCTGGCATGATTCAAAGAGGCTTTTGAAAGGATCTGATTAATTactgttttgtctttgtgtttgaacAGAGGAGATTGACGTTGATGTGGAAAGCACTGAGTTCTCCCATGGAGAAATGGACAGTGTAAGCACCAGTGGTGCAAGTGACCTGGATGACCACAGCAGCCGGCTGAGCTCAGCCAGTGATGAGGGCTATTCCACTTGCAGTCTAAAACTGGCATTCTCCGCTTAAAGCACCAGCCTATACTTTTACTTCAGCTGCAGTCTTTTATGGCTTTCAACTTTCAAAGTACCAGCCTACAGCTCCATTTACCCTCGCAGTTTAGGTTAACTGTCCTCTGAAGAACAACCAGCCTCAATCCCACCTTTACCTGAAAAACGAAACGTCTGCTCCACCCAAGAACCAGCCTTAAGTTCAACTCAGTCTAAAAGTTTAAAATTACCTGCTTCTAAAAGCCAAGGGGCGTCTCTACATCAGAAACATTTTACACCGAAGCGTCAAATTGAACTTCTCTGGCAATACAGTTTCAACTTAAAACAGTCACCTGAATGTCCCTTTTCCTGTTACCAGCTTGAATAAACCATACCTGCACACAATACTGATCCTGTTCAGAACCTGTAGAGGACCTATGATCACACCAGTGTCCAACACTGAAAGGGCAACTCTACCTTTAAACACGTTGATCCTCTGAAaccagcaaaaaacaaacaaaaaaaaacaaaaaaaactacagaaaaacCCCCAATACCAGCTACAAGCTCACCATGGTAAGGTTTGCTCCATTTGCCTTGTACAAACATTGCCCTTTTTCTTTGGATAACATTTATATATCCAGATGGCACTTCTTGTCTGTGTACAAGCCAGTGGCAAGGGCTACAATGTCTGCATTCCAAAATGTTTATTACACTTCTATGACTTCTGCTTTAGGACGCACCGCCGTCATCGATCTACGTGGCGTCCCTTTTCTTGACTGAAATACAGTTGTATCCAAACAGGTGGTGTAGTCCACCCTTGttattctaatttattttgcatataattatagtatttatttttggtaTATTTAATTGTACTGTAGCTAGTTCTTGGTCATGcttgaatgaaataaattacCCATAAataataccccccccccccccttttacAATGTGTTTACCAAAATTACTTGACATAAACGTACTCACCACTGACGCATATGCAGTGCTACGTGTTTAATGCATTACTCAATGGCGTTTTGTTGAAAGAACGACATCTCTTTCACTGTGCGCAAATTCAATGACAGTTTTATTTAGACAGTAATAAGCTATCTCACACTTGTCCAAGCACAAGGCTAAAGCAATAACGCGTCTAGTTTTATCATATCGTTAATGTGTTTAGCACACCGGTCTGTCCGTCCAAACACCAAATTGCAGTTTGCTAGTTTTACACTTGCTACAGTAGTGGTATGAGTTAATAATCAGCAGTAAACAtgtaattgatttaaaaaataaaaaaaaacctatggTGCATGTGTATTGAATGTAGCTTTTCTAATCATGTTGTAATGTGCTTTGGATTGACAAGTCTTAAAAATGTCTGTAGCATGAACAAGATTAGCACTATAGAGTACTAAGTTTGGTTTATACTTCAATgtttaatactgtatattttttgtattgtagCAGAAAAAGTCCAAGTTTGAATCCTTGAAATTTGGATACTTCCCATTATTAACTATAATGTCCGTTTGACACAGGGTTGCACTGCTGACCTGTTCTAATCCATGAAACCAAATTAGACATTTCAATATGACCATTTATCTGCATTCTTCTGGTACAAGTCCTGACTAGATCACCACCAAATTGTGTCTTAACATGGGTATATGACTCTTGCACAAGTTCCTTGTTACAggtctttttcccccccaacgTGCTTGGGAAATGATAAAATGCACTATGAAAAAGACTTTTGTTAAGGAAGTATGTCAAAGCACACCCCAGAATGTTTCCTCCTGTGCTTAATCAGCCATCCAAGGTGACTTTTTTGCAAAACATATGCTGCTGGTCCCCTGCTAATACTTTGTTAAAGTTCCTGATAACTGTCCCTGGAATCTTAATAAACCTCTACCACCAAGACATAAACCAgtactgtttttatttggtgAGCTTGTCAATATTGTTCAGGTTTTCATCAGGTTTCTGGTAGTAAACTGACATAATGTGGTTGTTGTCCATCATTAATGTAGTAAGACCATTCATTAAAGTATCCTCAACTAACAAAGCTGAACATTTCCAACAAGAAAACTTCATGGTGGAACAGCTGCAAAGTGAATGCTCATGACATGGACTCATTGATTATGCTACAAGTCTTCACTGCCACCTACAGGAACTGACAAAGCCACtgtgtaaatatcatgtaaaaacagtcaaaatgagGTTGAAGCAATTAtttataaaactgaaaacaaaacaatgtttattttactgttatatatatatacagaaattaaaatgtaaattcagCCATTTCAAATTAACACCATTATTAATGTTCATACTCCCCAAGAACTGGTCAGCGTTTAAAATCCAGCCTCACATTTACACACCAAATCTCTAACTGTATAGTTATACACATTTTAGCAGGTATTTGGCCTCCGTGGAGTCTGGACACAAACAGCAAACTCTACGGCTTTTCTAAAGACCAATTCCTGTTCTTCGTACATAACAGGTGACCTGGTTccaaagcaggaaaaaaatccTGCCTATTGGATATTTTTGTTCTACCTACAATAATATTATAGGAAAAATACATCAACATTTCAAACGATAGTGTGCAAGCAATTCCTTTCAAAGCTTTCTTTACTTGACAAACTTAAATCATGTATAAACACAATGGAAAGCACTGATACAGCTAGTGTACAGTGGGGTTCTTATATACAGCATATATTAGGTCACTGTGGCATTAGATGTCTGACGTTGTATTTTGACGTGTCATGGTACTGGGTCATTGGCTTGTCTGCAATACCACATGTGCCCACTCCCACCTTTCCATTTACGCTCTCTGGAGATGCAAATATGCTCCTCTTCACCtacaaaaaaggcaaaaaaccacaaaaaaagcaaaaaaaagtcattaatacTGGTGACAAATATCAAACAAGTGACTATTGGACTGCTTTTGTATGCGTATATtacacgcatacacatacatattctTCCAGCAGCAATTTACAGACAGTATGGCACCAGTTTCAGTCCTGCAGTCTTGTAGAACACGTCTGTATGTAATAACGTGCAGCAGGAAGGACATGGAGTGAATGAGCTGGTGGGTTAAACACCTGCTCCTGCTCTGATGTCTGTCAACATTCACAATCAAATGTGTGCAACAGTGTGAATTCACACTTTCGTTTGACTCTGTTTTATCCAGTGAACTAAATTTTAATGCTAGAAAGCCAAACTGATACTAGATCAGCTGGGTCTCACTACAACATACTGGTTGAAATGAAACATGTGTTATCCACATCAGGAAACTGGTTACCATACCACAAGGGTCCCGAATCGCATTGTCAGTGGCTTTGTAAATGCATTAAAGCCATGACATGCCATAAAACCGATTAAAAACCCAAACTGCAGTGTCTTTGCAGTAGTGAGCATATCTCTGGCCTTAATCAAAATATAAGTATCATATGCAATAAAATTGCATTGACTTGTATCATGAAGTTGAGTTTTTACAAAAATGGCTTATCAGACAGACTTTGTTTTAATGGATTTGGCTTTTTAACCATGTTTTTGCCCtcccaaaagaaaaagaacaactcACCTGTCCTTTCTTGTTCTTTGAGTAGGCTTTGTTGTTGAACTGTTGCCACTTGGACTTTTGTTCTTCCCTCTCTTGCTCCAATTCCTTCATCCTCTGTACCTTTTTCTgggcttttttcttcttgtactctctctgctctgctatCTGCTCTTTCCTAGAAAGACAAACaaggaagacaaaaacatttaatccTGCCCATGATGTACAGTCGTAGTCACACATGCTAGAAATGATTCGATACAAAATAGCAGCTATTTTGTGCTTCCATCAGTACAAGCTGTAGACTTCTGGGATCTGAGTAAAACTTTGGCCGTAAACCAAAAGATCTTAGTTCACTGTTAATAGGCTCAGCCAAAAGAGTCTTCGATTTGTAACAATACAACACAGATTCGTACTTTCTATGGAATATTTGATCaaatgttattacattttattttcattgtgataATTAAGTCAAACTGATTAACCAAATATCCTGTTCAAATATTGAATACAGACACCTACCAAAATCCAGCAAGTGATTTAATCAAGCACTCTGGACTAGAAAGGGTTCATTTTGATGAAGGGGAAAAGTGACTATTGTCAAACGAAAATGAACACCATCAAATctatgcatgttttattttacatataatactaCTTCCAATTGTGTTCTCACTGATGCTAACTTTTAAGACTTGTGGATATATATTATTCTAATTTGCCTAACAATTTGTGGGTTTTAAAGTCTGATTGCACAGTGAAAGTAATTCCAGAAGAACATACAGAATTATCcttaaaatgttattacaattcaggcagaaatgtgtgtatatgcacattaaatgagtgagaaaatagTTTCTTGTACATACTTTGATTTGGGCTTCCCATCGTCATCAGGGCGTTTCCCCTCCTCTAGTACTTTGAGATTCTGCAGAGGGATCACTTCAGCATTCCCGTAGCCAGTGAAGGTAACAGCGGCAGTGTCGTTTTCTCTGTCTATCTCCTCAATCTCAGCCTCATACACCCTGTCAAAGAATCACGTCTGTAAGCAGGTGAGTATGAGTCAAAGACTCAAGCTCTAATTCATAAGCAAAGCTTAACATTAATATTCAGTGATTAATATGAAGTAATTCAGTGTAATAGGCAtataatggcgcttttccattatacagttctaacACTACTCGGCTCAGCTctactcggtttggtaccaggtacgtcgtttccattacttcatagtaccgCCTCAACATGGGCGAGGTCGTCCAACTTTCGCTGGATCCTCTCGTCTGCCACCACACACAGGAACCAGTGTAATTTTGCACATAGGAGCATTGTTAACTCACGTGAAACTCTCTGTAACTAACTTGTGTGAAACTTGCAGTGACTattgttgccggtatttaaaaatggcgggttttGATTCCTGTGTGGGACGTCAGTGGCCGGCAGGCTGTCTGAGTCAAATTTTAGTATCGGCTAGGCTtgcttggaacctcgccagagcaggtagtaaaaaagtaccaggtactatccctaatggaaaagcaaaaaaatcgAGTCGAGTCGAACCGAGTAGTGCTacaactgtataatggaaaaaagaacagaagcAGCTAGGCATGTAAGTTGGTTCATTTGTCCATACCATAAGGTCTTGAAATAGTCGAGAACGGTGTTAAATATCCCCTTCTAAAGTGACCAAATAAATCATACCAGAGCATCTTGGCAGCTCAGTTGACTAGAGCTACtatgtattatttatacttTAGGACTGAATCCAGTCCTTATAGTTAATCTCCACCAGGTTCGGGGGTTTGCTTCTGTTTTGTCAgattttgtcctttttaagGGCCCAGGCAAGAAACAGGTCTTTCTATTTACACTTTGAATAACAACAACCTACTACCTTAACGGCTGATAACATTTTAGTGTATCAATATTTATAAAGGGGTACAAGAAGCATTCAGCGATTTAATTTGAATGCAAAGTTGTTATacttttgttaaaataaattaagcGGGGTGGTTCAGTCATATGTTTACTACCGACACAGTAGTAGATATCTCAAACACAGAGCATTATATATGGATGTTGCTCCATGTAATAATTTCATGAGAAGAGGATGGTGACACTCACTGTCCGTCCTGACTCCACACAGCCAAACACCTGTCCCCCAGTTTCCAGACGTGCTTCTGGGGGACAGTATCTGCGCCATTGGCACTGGAAGCACCCTCAGTGGGCTGTGAGGTCAGGAGGTCTTTTGTCAAATCTATGACTTCCTGCAGGGGGAATAACAATCAAATGGTTAGTTAGTTGTTCATACAGACCAGAACAATCCCATCCCTTCcaatacaaacaataaacaaataacaGTGCTTGTGAGGTATCATTCACACAAACCTGTAAGTCTTTTTGGAGTTTAAGGAGGTCTTCATTCTCTTGGTCGGTGGATAAAGCGACTTCTACTTGCTGCAGTTGTGCTTTGTAGCTATTAAGCTGTTTCATCAAGTCGTCCGACATCTGAGTAAAGACATGGGAGAAAGTTTTATTTAACAATCTGCTCGTTGACTCAACACGTGTAcgatcaataaataaacatcttCAGCTGATAAACAGTGGTTAGCTTGGATTAGCATTAGCCTAGATACACACATTGATCGTATAGTTAAAATGAACAGCAAAAACCCACGAAACCCGTGTctattcacacacataaaaacacagctgttaTGTGTTAATACAACCGTATAGCTGACTTAAATCGCTCAGAAAGATCCCTCGGCCCCCTTTCGTCGACGTAATTTTCAACGTAAGTTACCAACGGTGGCTAATGCTAGCTACTAGCGGGCCGGGGGCAaccataaacacaaagaaacaagcTACAATTTCAACACACCAGTGTTAGTGTTTTATCTTACCTCGGTATGAATGTGTCTGGTCGATCAATACTGTGATCATTCAAAATTGAACTCGATAATTCGCCAAAGCGTTTGCTGAGGAGAACAACAGTGCTCTCTCCTTCCCCTCCGTACACAAATTGCTAAGCGGAAGTCCCGTACACGACTTTTCTCGCGATATCGTGGCTATCCGCATACCCAGCGGCCCTGCCATAGAGGTATGAGCTCTTGATACAGTCaccagccacttcattaggtgCACCTGTACAATGTAATTCAATACAATATGAAAGCTCTTCcatacattttactttaaaaaaaaaagtttagatattttcagtttttgttgatattgaCAACacttctactttatgtttattactcaGGTGGTTGCATTATAATAGTCCAGCCTGCTGAATATTAAAGTGTGCATTAATCTCTTTTCGTCGCTCAGAGAGCACAATGTTTGCAATGGTTACCCCtttaaaaaagaattaaaatcTGTAACTTAAAGCTTAGTTTTagtattttcaaataaataaacacaaccaGACTGGGCCGAGGTTGGGAAATAGGAACAACAACAACCCACTGTCCTGCGTGCCATGACAAACATGCGTTATTCAGGTATAAATATTTGTAcacttttctctatttttttctttttgtgaaataatacTATTTAGTTTTACCTCCTTATGTGATAAATAATAGTGTGATGAATAAATGTCATTAAGTCATTATATGTGTTCTGAGTGCTAAACATAACAAGCCATGCATGGAGCTCGGGATGCTTGTAACTACTTTATACAAATCAACACATTGTTAGATGGTATTACCCTTCCTCTTGTGTTAGCTTTCAGCTACCATCTCTTATGTTAACGGGTCGGTTTTGACCCATGTCTTAAATCAGCCATAAAATACcctaaaaacaattatttatcatCCAATGTGTTTCTTATCTCTTGTTTACCTTGTTAGGCTTCCTTATCCATGAAAAGattggttttaatatttttttagtgGGCCCCTTGGCCTTTCTCTTGACAGCATACCCCtcattttcaatataaaattttttttaaattaacctcaaaagaattatataaataaataaaaggttgtTATGTTACCTGACTATTACAGAGGGGTATTAGAACACATCtcttaaatgttcaaaaaaatatagtttttaatttttatattattaactaTAGTAACATCTATGGTGTTACGGGTCAATTTCGACCCATATATATTTACTtcaagaaaaaggcaaaaaacaagtcttttttttttttcaaaaatagaaCTAATACAGATagcaaatgaaaagcagaactAGTAATTATACAACATGTAGATTTGCAAGCAAACAACAACCAATCAAGCAAATCAAACCAACAGAAATCAAGTACTAGTACCATAGAAACTGTTTGCAAGaacatgcatgtgtatttgtgtatttttggatGCATGTGTGGCaaaaagcagagtattttttgcaggtgaagcACAATATGTTTATCTTTCTGTCCTTATTGCTAGGGCAGATCTGACACCTCTTTATTTTAGAATCAGGTGGTCTCACTGGGGTTGTGGCTGTTGTGGTTGATGTTGAGGCAGGGCTGGCTGAGGAGGATGCTGGCGCTGATGCTCTTCGTGTTGCTGTGGCCGTGGATGGAGTGCTTGGTGagctctgcagctgtctgaccaAGGCTGCAGCGGCTGGGTCTCATAGCACCCGTTCCCTTTGCTCCCTGTGTGCCTTGCCAAGGGAACTTCCTAGCTCCTCAAGAAACATTCTCcgcttggtttttttttggtttaattcCACCCATGGTGAATGTGGGTCCACAACACAAATGTATTGTATGCAGACAAATCGAGGATGTTGTAAAACACAACCATTGGCCATCTCCTGGTCATTCGCTGGCAAGTTCTAGGTGGCATTCAGCTTGTCCAGGTTGTCCACTGTCTTGATGTCACTTCATCACAGCAAACCTTGTGATCCCAGGGGtcattttgatgacatttgcAGCAGCTGCCCTGCCATGTACGTCAGGAGGTACTGAGCTCCAACAGATGTTGCCACTTTTGGATTTGAATGTTTCAGCAGAAGCGGGAGCAGCTTCAGCACTGGTGACCTCCTCATCAAACTGATCAGATTTGTCTGTGTCTTTGGGTTGATACTCCACATCATCTTCCACCTCAGAAACCTGCTCATCTGTATCGCTATGTTGCTGTGTGTCCTCTGCCTCATTGTCAGCACAGATATAATCCAAAATTTGGCTTACAGTAAATCTTCTTCTCATTGTTGCATGCTGTGAACTGGAGATGTGTACTCTGCAAGTCACTGACTCTAAACTGAATTGGCCTTACATACCTGGacatgtctgtctttgtttgtttggtcaAACAGGCAAAGAGAGAAGCCACTAACTGAAGCTCAAGTGGTTGGAGGAAGAGCTGGCTGTGGGCTGTTGGCTGATAGTGTGTTTATGATTTCAGTTTTAGCActtattattgttttacaaGCTTATATTATAACTGGGTCGAAACTGACCCTAACAACACAAAGGTCATAATTTTCACCAGAGCATTTTATAATTtagtaaaactgattttttttatttaattttgtttaaatagAAGTTCCTGACAAAGTCAAAAAATCTTGATGCAATTAACAAATTTATGTAGTacttttatgcatttaaaacctaaaaacGGGTCGGTGCCGACCCTAACACTAGAGGAAGGTTAAAATAGTATATTAAAATGGAAAACACTAATTGGACTGTtccagaaaggaaaaaaacacaaaaagtgaaTCATTATACTTAAGACAAACTTCAGTTTTTTGTAGGCTACTTCTCTTTGGTCCTGTTCTTACTGTAGATTCAGATATTATTTAAAGCTATTTCTCTTTTAGGATAGATCTCAACATTTTGtctattaaataaaacaaaaaaaaacatatacagtagtgTGCTCTTTTAATCCATTGTAATCTAATAGACTACAGATATTACTATAAATCAAAAATATTGTCAATGTCATAATCAGCCAGTGGTTTTAGGGTCTGAGAAATAGCTTTTTAATCTCCAGCAGCAGATGAACCCCGCCCATTCCCATTCTCACTGAAGTGGAGCCAGCATCACAGATACGTCAAGCCCATATAAAAAGACGTACTCTCCACTTCAGCCACAACAGATGAAAAGATCTGCCTGAGCCAGCACTGTTTGTAATGTAAGCCTGTTTTGTGATATGTCTACCAAGGACTTAACTGcaagtttttttcttaaaggttGGTGAATGAagaattatttttaaagaatatatcGATATTGTAAATTATTTGACGTGAAACGGGGAATATATTTCCCTTGATTCCTTTCACTATTTTTTATGTACAGAAACATTTCTTCTCAATTTTCCAGCTGATGtctatttttctcattgacaaagaagaaagaagtacAGATTTCTTCCAACAATATCTTACAGggaacaaaatgaaaagactGATGCAGTTTTCTTGAATGGATGTGATTAATAGACTGCTGGCAAGCACAGCTTCCAGACCAACTAACAGAGCACTGTTCAGACAATATCTTGGACACCACAGCTCATCCTGATGGGTTGTATTAACTTCACGAGCATAAATGAGACTTTGCCTGGCAGGCACCCTTATACTGCACAGACCTCTGTGCCCCTCACGATCCTGGTGGGTATCCTCATTCTGCTAACTGTGTTTGGCAATGTAATGGTAGTAATTGCTGTGTTTACAAGACGAGCCTTGAGACCACCTCAGAACTTGTTTTTAGTCTCTTTGGCATGTGCAGATATCCTGGTTGCCACTTCAGTGATGCCTTTCTCTTTAGCTAATGAACTGATGGGTTACTGGCACTTTGGGAAAGTGTGGTGTGAAATCCACCTGGCTTTGGATGTGCTCTTCTGCACCTCATCCATCGTTCACCTGTGTGCCATAAGCCTGGACAGATATTGGTCTGTCACTCAAGCAATTGAGTACAACCAGAGAAGGACACCGCGCAGGATTAAATGCACAATCTTCATAGTTTGGGTTCTCGCAGCCATCATTTCATTCCCTCCTCTGATCACTATGACGAAGGACGAGGGTAAAGAGGACAGCcctgaatgtaaaataaatgaggaaaaatggTACATCATATTCTCGAGCACCGCCTCCTTCTTTGCACCCTGTGTCATCATGATCATGGTGTATGTCAGAATCTACCAGGTTGCCAAGAAAATGACAAGAGCCCTTCCAGGTGAAAGGCAAAGAGAAAACgagaacacaaaaaacacaaagtgtaATTTGGACCctgtagagagaaaaaatggaGAAGGGAGGAGTGTGGAAGCCGCGGAAGGTAGAGAAGTCAACGGCGCTGATGTGGATGAAGAGCCCTCCTCATCTGATGAGAATGAAATCACCTTATGTTCCCTGAAGAAGAAGGGAGTTATGCAAACGGCCAAAGTGACTCAGGTGAAGCCTGGAGAAATCTCTTCAAAGCCAGAAGCACAGCCCTGTGTGAGAACGAGCAGGTGGAAAGGAAGGCAGTACAGAGAGAGACGCTTCACATTTGTTCTGGCTGTGGTCATGGGAGTGTTTGTTCTTTGCTGgttcccttttttcttcacataCACTCTCACTGCTGTGTGTGACACCTGTTGTGTCCCAGAGACGttgttcaaaatgtttttctggCTCAGTTACTGCAATAGCTCACTAAACCCTGTTATATACACtatttttaata encodes:
- the smndc1 gene encoding survival of motor neuron-related-splicing factor 30; translation: MSDDLMKQLNSYKAQLQQVEVALSTDQENEDLLKLQKDLQEVIDLTKDLLTSQPTEGASSANGADTVPQKHVWKLGDRCLAVWSQDGQVYEAEIEEIDRENDTAAVTFTGYGNAEVIPLQNLKVLEEGKRPDDDGKPKSKKEQIAEQREYKKKKAQKKVQRMKELEQEREEQKSKWQQFNNKAYSKNKKGQVKRSIFASPESVNGKVGVGTCGIADKPMTQYHDTSKYNVRHLMPQ
- the LOC133992054 gene encoding alpha-2A adrenergic receptor-like — its product is MGCINFTSINETLPGRHPYTAQTSVPLTILVGILILLTVFGNVMVVIAVFTRRALRPPQNLFLVSLACADILVATSVMPFSLANELMGYWHFGKVWCEIHLALDVLFCTSSIVHLCAISLDRYWSVTQAIEYNQRRTPRRIKCTIFIVWVLAAIISFPPLITMTKDEGKEDSPECKINEEKWYIIFSSTASFFAPCVIMIMVYVRIYQVAKKMTRALPGERQRENENTKNTKCNLDPVERKNGEGRSVEAAEGREVNGADVDEEPSSSDENEITLCSLKKKGVMQTAKVTQVKPGEISSKPEAQPCVRTSRWKGRQYRERRFTFVLAVVMGVFVLCWFPFFFTYTLTAVCDTCCVPETLFKMFFWLSYCNSSLNPVIYTIFNNDFRRSFKMILCKSDKRGL